The Kitasatospora setae KM-6054 genome contains a region encoding:
- a CDS encoding putative protein N(5)-glutamine methyltransferase: MSLPPPPALPHPIDASAPAGLVGRLRAAGCVFAEDEARLLLAAAPDPAGLREMVGLRCAGHPLEQVVGFAEFAGLRVALAPGVFVPRRRSEFLVERAAALGRPDAVLLDLCCGSGAIGAALAARLGPGVELHAADVDPAAVACARRNLARYGGRVHLGDLDAPLPPGLLGRVDLLLANAPYVPTGEIPLLPPEARDHEPATALDGGADGLAVQRRVAAAAPRWLAPGGRLLIETSGRQAPATAALLTAAGLAARTEQDEERDATVVVGTRSR, encoded by the coding sequence CGATCGACGCCAGCGCCCCGGCCGGCCTGGTCGGCCGGCTGCGCGCGGCCGGCTGTGTCTTCGCCGAGGACGAGGCCCGGCTGCTGCTGGCCGCCGCGCCCGACCCCGCCGGGCTCCGCGAGATGGTCGGACTGCGCTGCGCCGGGCACCCGTTGGAGCAGGTGGTGGGTTTCGCCGAGTTCGCCGGGCTGCGGGTCGCGCTCGCCCCCGGCGTGTTCGTGCCGCGCCGCCGCAGCGAGTTCCTGGTCGAGCGGGCCGCCGCGCTGGGCCGCCCGGACGCGGTGCTGCTCGACCTGTGCTGCGGCTCCGGCGCGATCGGCGCGGCGCTGGCCGCCCGGCTCGGCCCGGGCGTCGAACTGCACGCCGCGGACGTCGACCCGGCGGCCGTGGCCTGCGCCCGCCGCAACCTCGCCCGGTACGGCGGACGGGTGCACCTGGGCGACCTGGACGCGCCGCTGCCGCCCGGCCTGCTCGGCCGGGTCGACCTGCTGCTGGCCAACGCTCCGTACGTGCCGACCGGCGAGATCCCGCTGCTGCCACCGGAGGCCCGCGACCACGAGCCCGCCACCGCGCTGGACGGCGGAGCGGACGGCCTGGCGGTGCAGCGCCGGGTCGCGGCGGCCGCGCCGCGCTGGCTGGCCCCCGGCGGCCGGCTGCTGATCGAGACCAGCGGGCGGCAGGCGCCGGCCACCGCCGCCCTGCTGACGGCCGCCGGGCTGGCGGCCCGCACCGAGCAGGACGAGGAGCGGGACGCCACCGTGGTGGTCGGCACCCGGAGCCGGTAG
- a CDS encoding endonuclease/exonuclease/phosphatase family protein yields the protein MVRADGPAVAAAADGPEGAPGTGPAGGPEGERRAWVRRWFDWRRGWPLTALGLLVTALLVCHAQVPNAVGNLGSLLETFLPWLGLAVPVLLGLALWRRAGVALVAALLPGAVWLNLFGALLADKGSGPGDFTVLTHNVAAANDDPQGTVRMLTGSGAEIVALEELSAAAAPEYARALAGAFPYHVVEGTVGLWSSYPIDEVEVVDIKMGWTRAFRARVTTPKGPLAVYVAHLPSVRVKFDSGFTAGRRDVSAQALGDAIEHEPLRKVLLLGDLNGTMNDRSLAPITSQLRSAQGAAGDGFGFSWPASFPMARIDQILSKGGLVPTDSRTLPADASDHLAVAADYRY from the coding sequence ATGGTGCGGGCGGACGGCCCGGCGGTGGCGGCAGCGGCGGACGGGCCGGAGGGGGCACCGGGCACTGGGCCGGCCGGCGGACCGGAGGGCGAGCGGCGGGCGTGGGTGCGCCGCTGGTTCGACTGGCGGCGCGGGTGGCCGCTCACCGCGCTCGGCCTGCTGGTCACCGCGCTGCTGGTGTGCCACGCCCAGGTGCCCAACGCGGTCGGCAACCTCGGCAGCCTGCTGGAGACCTTCCTGCCCTGGCTCGGCCTGGCCGTCCCGGTGCTGCTCGGCCTCGCGCTCTGGCGCCGCGCCGGGGTCGCGCTGGTCGCGGCGCTGCTGCCCGGCGCGGTCTGGCTGAACCTGTTCGGCGCGCTGCTGGCCGACAAGGGCAGCGGGCCCGGCGACTTCACCGTGCTCACCCACAACGTGGCCGCCGCCAACGACGACCCGCAGGGCACCGTCCGGATGCTCACCGGCTCCGGCGCCGAGATCGTCGCGCTGGAGGAGCTGTCCGCGGCCGCCGCCCCCGAGTACGCCAGGGCCCTGGCCGGCGCCTTCCCGTACCACGTGGTGGAGGGCACCGTCGGCCTGTGGTCCAGCTACCCGATCGACGAGGTCGAGGTGGTCGACATCAAGATGGGCTGGACCCGGGCCTTCCGCGCCCGGGTCACCACCCCCAAGGGCCCGCTCGCGGTGTACGTCGCGCACCTGCCCTCGGTCCGGGTCAAGTTCGACAGCGGCTTCACGGCCGGCCGCCGCGACGTCAGCGCGCAGGCGCTCGGCGACGCGATCGAGCACGAGCCGCTGCGCAAGGTGCTGCTGCTCGGCGACCTGAACGGCACCATGAACGACCGCAGCCTGGCCCCGATCACCTCGCAGCTGCGCTCCGCCCAGGGCGCGGCCGGCGACGGCTTCGGCTTCTCCTGGCCCGCGTCCTTCCCGATGGCCCGGATCGACCAGATCCTCAGCAAGGGCGGTCTGGTCCCGACCGACTCCCGCACCCTCCCGGCGGACGCCAGCGACCACCTCGCGGTGGCCGCCGACTACCGCTACTGA
- a CDS encoding TetR/AcrR family transcriptional regulator, with translation MTSAETPLQPCHGPAGEQDAPRRGRPRSEAAEQAIYAAVEKLMEDGNGLFELSIERIAAEAGVGKATIYRRWPNKEALLVDVVARLDEPPPAMHGPTHRDDLISAVDYMRRRGLRKRSRWIIKSAMGQMNAWPELKHVYHERVVRPRREMIMEIVRRAVAAGELRADLDAELLCELLIGPILVRTILWDDSPLDDPDLPRQMVDAVLQGIGAVPAPVPAR, from the coding sequence ATGACGAGCGCCGAGACTCCGCTCCAACCGTGCCACGGCCCCGCCGGGGAGCAGGACGCTCCCCGGCGGGGCCGTCCGCGCAGCGAGGCCGCCGAACAGGCCATCTACGCGGCCGTCGAGAAGCTGATGGAGGACGGCAACGGCCTCTTCGAGCTGTCCATCGAGCGGATCGCCGCCGAGGCGGGCGTCGGCAAGGCCACCATCTACCGGCGCTGGCCCAACAAGGAGGCACTGCTGGTCGACGTGGTGGCCCGGCTGGACGAGCCGCCGCCCGCCATGCACGGCCCGACCCACCGCGACGACCTGATCAGCGCCGTCGACTACATGCGCCGGCGCGGCCTGCGCAAGCGCTCCCGGTGGATCATCAAGTCCGCGATGGGCCAGATGAACGCCTGGCCCGAGCTCAAGCACGTCTACCACGAGCGGGTGGTCCGACCCCGCCGCGAGATGATCATGGAGATCGTCCGGCGCGCCGTCGCGGCCGGCGAACTCCGCGCCGACCTGGACGCCGAACTGCTCTGCGAGCTGCTGATCGGCCCGATCCTGGTGCGCACCATCCTCTGGGACGACTCCCCGCTGGACGACCCCGACCTGCCCCGGCAGATGGTCGACGCCGTCCTCCAGGGCATCGGCGCGGTACCCGCCCCGGTGCCCGCGCGCTGA